The Muntiacus reevesi chromosome 7, mMunRee1.1, whole genome shotgun sequence genome includes a region encoding these proteins:
- the PSMB11 gene encoding proteasome subunit beta type-11, translated as MALQDVCKWQAPDTQETSPHLPQAGGWAVPRGWDPQAFLQTHGPRLAHGTTTLAFRFRHGVIAAADTRSSCGNYVACPASRKVIPVHQHLLGTTSGTSADCVTWYRVLQRELRLRALREGQLPSVAGAAKLLSVMMSRYRGLDLCVATALCGWDRSGPALFYVYSDGTCLQGDIFSVGSGSPYAYGVLDGGYRYDMSTQEAYALARRAVAHATRRDAYSGGSVDLFHVRETGWEYVSCHDAWVLYSELQKLPGPEKEQEEEATPDRAGGGREPSVGLAPGDLKVPTERL; from the coding sequence ATGGCTCTGCAAGATGTGTGCAAGTGGCAGGCCCCCGACACCCAGGAAACCTCCCCTCACCTGCCTCAGGCTGGCGGCTGGGCTGTGCCCCGAGGCTGGGACCCTCAAGCCTTCCTGCAGACTCACGGCCCCAGGCTGGCCCATGGTACCACCACCCTGGCCTTCCGCTTCCGTCATGGAGTCATCGCTGCGGCTGACACGCGGTCCTCCTGTGGCAACTACGTGGCGTGTCCAGCCTCACGCAAGGTCATCCCTGTGCACCAGCATCTCCTGGGCACCACCTCTGGCACCTCGGCTGACTGCGTCACGTGGTACCGGGTGCTGCAGCGGGAGCTGCGGCTGCGGGCACTGAGGGAGGGTCAGCTGCCCAGCGTGGCCGGTGCTGCCAAACTTTTATCAGTCATGATGTCGCGCTACCGGGGGCTGGATCTGTGCGTGGCAACGGCCCTGTGTGGCTGGGACCGCTCTGGCCCTGCCCTCTTCTATGTCTACAGTGATGGCACCTGCCTGCAGGGGGACATCTTTTCGGTGGGCTCTGGGTCTCCCTACGCCTATGGTGTGCTAGATGGCGGCTACCGCTACGACATGAGCACCCAGGAAGCCTACGCCCTGGCCCGCCGCGCCGTGGCCCACGCCACCCGCCGCGATGCCTACTCTGGGGGTTCTGTGGACCTCTTCCACGTGCGGGAGACTGGATGGGAGTATGTGTCCTGTCATGACGCCTGGGTGCTATACTCCGAACTGCAGAAGCTTCCAGGGCCAGAGAAGGAACAGGAGGAGGAGGCCACCCCCGACAGAGCTGGCGGAGGCAGAGAACCGTCTGTGGGGCTGGCACCTGGGGACTTGAAGGTGCCCACAGAGAGGCTGTGA
- the PSMB5 gene encoding proteasome subunit beta type-5: protein MALASVLERPLPVNRRGFFGLGGRADLLDLGPGSPSDGLSLAAPSWGVPEEPRIEMLHGTTTLAFKFRHGVIVAADSRATAGAYIASQTVKKVIEINPYLLGTMAGGAADCSFWERLLARQCRIYELRNKERISVAAASKLLANMVYQYKGMGLSMGTMICGWDKRGPGLYYVDSEGNRISGATFSVGSGSVYAYGVMDRGYSYDLEVEEAYDLARRAIYQATYRDAYSGGSVNLYHVREDGWIRVSSDNVADLHDKYSGSTH from the exons ATGGCGCTGGCCAGCGTGTTGGAGAGGCCGCTACCGGTGAACCGGCGCGGGTTTTTTGGACTCGGGGGTCGTGCGGATCTGCTGGACCTGGGTCCAGGCAGTCCCAGCGATGGGCTGAGCCTGGCCGCGCCCAGCTGGGGTGTCCCAGAGGAGCCGAGAATTGAAATGCTTCATGGAACCACCACCCTGGCCTTCAAG TTTCGCCACGGAGTCATTGTTGCAGCAGATTCCCGGGCCACAGCCGGTGCCTACATCGCttcccagacagtaaagaaggtGATAGAGATCAATCCCTACCTGCTGGGCACCATGGCTGGGGGTGCAGCGGATTGCAGCTTCTGGGAGCGGCTATTGGCTCGGCAATGTCGAATCTATGAGCTTCGGAACAAGGAACGCATCTCCGTAGCAGCTGCCTCCAAGCTGCTTGCCAACATGGTGTATCAGTATAAAGGCATGGGGCTGTCCATGGGCACCATGATCTGTGGCTGGGATAAGAGAGGCCCTG GCCTCTACTACGTGGACAGTGAAGGAAACCGGATCTCGGGGGCCACCTTCTCTGTAGGTTCTGGCTCTGTATATGCTTATGGGGTCATGGATCGGGGTTACTCCTATGACCTGGAGGTGGAGGAGGCCTATGATCTGGCCCGTCGAGCCATCTACCAAGCCACCTACAGAGATGCCTACTCAGGAGGTTCAGTCAACCTCTACCATGTCAGGGAGGATGGCTGGATCCGGGTCTCCAGTGACAATGTCGCTGATCTACATGACAAGTATAGTGGATCTACCCACTGA